A part of Xenopus tropicalis strain Nigerian chromosome 4, UCB_Xtro_10.0, whole genome shotgun sequence genomic DNA contains:
- the zdhhc13 gene encoding palmitoyltransferase ZDHHC13, with protein MMSSPCKLPHGHSHQHSHHHHGGTEEEKAAVPHVAEDYSNWDIVKATQHGMLERCRELVDAGYDVRQPDKENVTLLHWAAINNRLELVKYFISKGAIVDQLGGTLNSTPLHWAIRQGHLQMVILLIKCGADPTLIDGEGYSSVHLAVLFQHLPIIAYLVSKGQSIDSPDMNGMTPLMLSAHRIIGMEPTNFLLKLNPSIHAADKVHRNTALHWAVTSGNANAVDLLLEAGSNLDAVNAKGETPLEIARQTRNRLTVHILASEAQMRSRRSSRIMKALQRYEITFVTLMVLLIIWAVGYVLDMNTDSWLLKGTLLALVTAGSQLFARRFIGCKSQRSLPAIIFSCCIFWMFLTWFIYFLPGLARVAFQLPFIISMLLLFYFFYKTWCTDPGYIKSSEEESRQTIITLAEAGCLDARLFCTSCLVKKPLRSMHCHACNSCVARFDQHCVWTGQCIGAGNQHFFVLFLASLAVVGNWMIYATSVYWSDHCGMGSRKDGIWATLSQIVNCSPWVLYIFCLVSAFTVWATLMLLVQLFQISFLGLTTQERISLQVQNRHLKHQVSLRRTPFNRGCLQNLADFFHCQCFGLIKSQPIDWTKQYHGAIPPSRMRHAQAV; from the exons TGTAAACTGCCCCACGGACACAGCCACCAGCACAGCCACCACCACCATGGCGGCACCGAGGAGGAGAAAGCAGCAGTGCCGCACGTGGCCGAAGACTACAGTAACTGGGATATTGTTAAAGCCACACA GCACGGCATGCTggagaggtgcagggagttggtggatgcaggaTATGATGTCAGGCAGCCAGACAAGGAGAACGTGACTCTGCTTCACTGGGCCGCAATTAATAACAGACTGGAGCTTGTCAA GTATTTCATCTCCAAAGGAGCCATCGTGGATCAGCTGGGCGGGACTTTGAACTCTACGCCGCTTCATTGGGCCATAAG ACAAGGTCACCTACAAATGGTCATTCTGCTGATAAAGTGCGGTGCTGATCCGACTCTGATCGATGGCGAAGGTTACAGTAGCGTCCATTTGGCAGTACTGTTCCAGCATCTGCCTATTATTGCGTATCTGGTGTCCAAAGGGCAG AGCATAGACTCCCCGGATATGAACGGAATGACTCCTCTCATGCTCTCCGCCCACAGAATCATTGG TATGGAGCCCACTAACTTCCTGCTAAAGCTGAACCCATCCATTCACGCCGCAGACAAAGTTCACCGCAATACCGCTCTGCACTGGGCAGTCACGTCGGGCAACGCTAACGCAGTGGATCTGCTGCTGGAAGCCGGATCTAACTTGGATGCCGTGAATGCCAAG GGTGAGACCCCGCTGGAGATCGCCCGGCAGACCAGAAATCGGCTGACTGTGCATATACTCGCCAGCGAGGCCCAAATGAGATCCCGGCGCAGCTCGCGCATAATGAAGGCTCTGCAGAGATACGAG ATCACCTTCGTTACTCTCAtggtcctgctgatcatctgggCCGTGGGCTACGTCCTGGATATGAACACAGACTCCTGGCTGCTAAAGGGGACTCTCTTGGCTCTGGTGACTGCCGGCTCGCAGCTCTTTGCCAG GCGTTTCATTGGCTGTAAGAGCCAGAGGTCGCTCCCCGCCATCATCTTCAGCTGCTGCATCTTCTGGATGTTCCTGACGTGGTTTATCTACTTCCTGCCAG GCTTGGCGCGGGTGGCGTTCCAGTTGCCCTTTATTATCAGCATGTTGCTGCTTTTCTACTTCTTCTACAAGACGTGGTGCACCGATCCCGGGTACATAAAGTCGTCTGAGGAGGAGTCCAGGCAG ACCATTATTACCCTGGCTGAAGCTGGATGTTTGGATGCCCGGCTGTTCTGCACTTCCTGTTTG GTGAAGAAACCCCTCAGATCCATGCACTGTCATGCCTGCAACTCCTGCGTGGCCAGGTTTGACCAGCACTGCGTGTGGACCGGCCAGTGCATCG GTGCCGGTAACCAGCATTTCTTTGTGCTTTTCCTTGCCTCACTGGCAGTGGTTGGAAACTGGATGATCTATGCCACGTCTGTAT ATTGGTCGGATCACTGTGGTATGGGCAGCAGGAAGGACGGGATCTGGGCAACGCTGAGTCAGATCGTTAACTGCTCCCCGTGGGTTCTGTACATCTTCTGCCTCGTCAGCGCCTTCACCGTCTGGGCCACCCTCATGCTGCTCGTGCAGCTGTTCCAG ATCTCTTTCCTCGGTCTCACAACTCAGGAGCGGATCAGCCTTCAGGTACAGAACCGCCATTTAAAGCATCAAGTCTCGCTGAGAAGGACTCCATTCAA CCGGGGCTGCCTCCAGAACCTCGCCGATTTCTTTCACTGCCAATGTTTTGGACTGATCAAAAGTCAACCCATCGACTGGACCAAGCAGTACCACGGGGCAATTCCCCCATCCAGGATGCGGCACGCACAGGCCGTCTGA
- the csrp3 gene encoding cysteine and glycine-rich protein 3 isoform X1: MPILGGGAKCGACDKTVYHAEEIQCNGRSFHKPCFICMVCRKALDSTTVAAHESEIYCKSCYGRKYGPKGYGYGQGAGCLSTDTGERFGIEVAESHPARGSPTTTHTSKFTQKFGATEKCPRCQKSVYAAERVMGGGQPWHKTCFRCAFCGKSLDSTTVTEKDGEIYCKVCYAKSFGPKGIGFGGLTQVEQKES; the protein is encoded by the exons ATGCCCATCTTGGGTGGGGGCGCCAAGTGTGGCGCTTGTGACAAGACAGTGTACCACGCCGAGGAGATCCAGTGCAATGGGAGGAGCTTCCACAAGCCGTGCTTCATCTGCA TGGTCTGCAGGAAAGCCCTGGACAGCACCACGGTGGCCGCTCACGAGTCTGAAATCTACTGCAAGTCCTGCTATGGGAGGAAATATGGCCCCAAGGGATACGGGTACGGCCAGGGCGCCGGCTGCCTCAGCACCGATACGGGGGAGCGATTTGGCATCGAAGTGGCAGA ATCCCACCCTGCCCGCGGATCCCCCACAACTACACATACTTCAAAATTCACGCAGAAGTTTGGTGCCACAGAGAAATGCCCCCGGTGCCAGAAATCAGTATACGCCGCCGAGAGAGTGATGGGAGGAGGGCAG CCCTGGCACAAAACCTGCTTCCGCTGTGCCTTTTGTGGCAAAAGTCTGGACTCCACCACCGTAACGGAGAAAGATGGAGAGATATACTGCAAAG TGTGCTATGCAAAGAGCTTTGGCCCCAAGGGGATCGGATTCGGTGGGCTCACACAGGTGGAACAGAAAGAGTCCTAG